One Halostella limicola genomic window carries:
- a CDS encoding rubrerythrin family protein: MNAAELREAVEADKETELNRLGSSKLLIALTGADLEERPVLEAAADSEHSAERTFREWAAEESHDAARAAFEDVAEQEAEHYERVAEHLPDEYEPADGGAMHAYLRGRDDAIGRVAAGMVGRPLVSVRTHTQVVAFFVNEADERKADLFRDLKTETEAVVDDGLALLDDLCADADDWERASAAAGYVIQVAYDDYADALTELGVDVKPLC; this comes from the coding sequence ATGAACGCCGCGGAACTCCGCGAGGCCGTGGAGGCGGACAAGGAGACGGAGCTGAACCGCCTCGGGTCGTCGAAGCTCCTGATCGCCCTGACCGGCGCCGACCTGGAGGAGCGGCCGGTGCTCGAAGCCGCCGCCGACAGCGAACACAGCGCGGAGCGAACGTTCCGGGAGTGGGCCGCGGAGGAGTCCCACGACGCCGCGCGCGCCGCGTTCGAGGACGTGGCCGAGCAGGAGGCCGAGCACTACGAGCGCGTCGCGGAGCACCTGCCCGACGAGTACGAGCCCGCCGACGGCGGCGCGATGCACGCGTACCTGCGGGGGCGCGACGACGCGATCGGCCGCGTCGCCGCCGGGATGGTCGGCCGCCCGCTGGTCAGCGTGCGGACGCACACGCAGGTCGTCGCCTTCTTCGTCAACGAGGCCGACGAGCGCAAGGCGGACCTCTTTCGCGACCTCAAGACCGAGACCGAGGCCGTCGTCGACGACGGGCTGGCCCTGCTGGACGACCTCTGTGCCGACGCCGACGACTGGGAGCGCGCCTCCGCCGCGGCGGGCTACGTGATCCAGGTGGCGTACGACGACTACGCGGACGCGCTGACCGAACTCGGCGTCGACGTCAAGCCGCTCTGCTGA
- a CDS encoding 2Fe-2S iron-sulfur cluster-binding protein: MADYTVEFVGTGEEITVSDKETILSRCIEEGIAQEYSCRVGMCLACSAKIIEGDVTQPAARGLTEEEAESYALTCMARPQSDLKLDRGKYPPSIESDAEAEANSPAAADD; encoded by the coding sequence ATGGCTGACTACACCGTGGAGTTCGTCGGGACCGGGGAGGAGATAACGGTCTCCGACAAGGAGACGATCCTGAGCCGGTGCATCGAGGAAGGGATCGCTCAGGAGTACTCCTGCCGGGTCGGGATGTGTCTCGCCTGTTCGGCGAAGATAATCGAGGGCGACGTGACCCAGCCCGCGGCCCGCGGTCTCACCGAGGAGGAGGCCGAGTCGTACGCGCTGACCTGCATGGCCCGGCCCCAGTCCGACCTGAAACTCGACCGCGGGAAGTACCCGCCGAGCATCGAGTCCGACGCCGAGGCCGAGGCGAACAGCCCCGCCGCGGCCGACGACTAG
- a CDS encoding MBL fold metallo-hydrolase, producing MSEADAITPRALAERLRAGERVSVVDVRDRDEFETWRVDGPNVTATQVPENRFVQAEVTGGAADLVDGLDEPVVAVCGRGEASDYAAELLRGEGVDAVNLAGGMEAWANVVLAAEVPTGGPATVLQYQRSSSGCLGYLVHDGERAAVVDPLRAFADRYVEHAVECGLDLVYAVDTHVHADHVSGIRAVAERSDADPVLPSGAEDRGLAFDATLLDDGDDLALGDATLSALHAPGHTSEMTALRVDDAVLAGDSLFLDAVARPDLEATADPEAAAATLYDTIHERLLALPDETLVAPGHYELDARPRTGGAYAAPVGDLRESVPALSMAEDEFVAHVAEDLPAPPANHERIVAINLGRESADDETAFELELGPNNCAAG from the coding sequence ATGAGCGAGGCCGACGCGATCACTCCGAGAGCACTGGCGGAGCGACTGCGGGCCGGCGAGCGCGTCTCGGTCGTCGACGTGCGGGACCGCGACGAGTTCGAAACCTGGCGCGTCGACGGCCCGAACGTGACGGCGACGCAGGTGCCCGAGAACCGCTTCGTTCAGGCAGAGGTGACCGGCGGCGCGGCCGACCTGGTCGACGGGCTGGACGAACCGGTAGTGGCGGTCTGCGGGCGCGGCGAGGCGAGCGACTACGCCGCCGAACTGCTCCGCGGCGAGGGCGTCGACGCGGTGAACCTCGCAGGCGGGATGGAGGCGTGGGCGAACGTCGTCCTCGCCGCGGAGGTCCCGACCGGAGGCCCTGCGACAGTCCTCCAGTACCAGCGCTCCTCCAGCGGCTGTCTGGGCTATCTGGTACACGACGGGGAACGGGCGGCCGTGGTGGACCCGCTCCGCGCGTTCGCGGACCGGTACGTCGAGCACGCGGTCGAGTGCGGCCTCGATCTGGTGTACGCCGTCGACACGCACGTCCACGCGGACCACGTGAGCGGGATCCGGGCCGTCGCCGAGCGGAGCGACGCCGACCCGGTCCTCCCGTCGGGTGCCGAGGACCGAGGGTTGGCGTTCGACGCGACGCTGCTCGACGACGGCGACGACCTCGCCCTCGGCGACGCGACGCTGTCGGCCCTGCATGCCCCCGGTCACACATCGGAGATGACGGCGTTGCGCGTCGACGACGCCGTCCTCGCCGGCGACAGCCTCTTTCTCGACGCGGTAGCCCGGCCGGATCTGGAGGCGACCGCCGACCCGGAAGCGGCCGCGGCCACGCTCTACGACACGATTCACGAGCGGCTGCTGGCGCTCCCGGACGAGACGCTGGTCGCGCCGGGACACTACGAACTCGACGCGCGCCCCCGGACCGGCGGCGCCTACGCCGCGCCGGTCGGCGACCTGCGCGAGTCGGTACCGGCGCTCTCGATGGCCGAGGACGAGTTCGTGGCGCACGTCGCCGAGGACCTGCCGGCCCCGCCGGCGAACCACGAGCGGATCGTCGCGATCAACCTCGGCCGCGAGTCGGCGGACGACGAGACGGCGTTCGAACTCGAACTCGGTCCGAACAACTGCGCGGCCGGCTGA
- a CDS encoding aminoglycoside N(3)-acetyltransferase: protein MSEGDIVERTDAPVTAERLAGDLRDLGLSAGDAVLVHSSLSSLGWVAGGAPTVVDALLSVVTDDGTLAMPTHSTQLSDPKSWEAPPVPESWYDDVRHGGAPYRPAVTPTRGMGAVAECFRTYPGVRRSRHPCVSFAARGADAEFVTADHAYDYPLGEESPLARLYELDAAVLLLGTGHDTNTSLHLAEYRASYPKTEVVDGGPILEDGERRWIEYEDVAGDTSDFRELGAAFEAAADPPTGPVGEGRATLCSQVELVDFAVEWFEENR, encoded by the coding sequence ATGAGCGAAGGCGACATCGTCGAACGCACCGACGCGCCGGTGACGGCGGAGCGACTCGCCGGGGACCTCCGGGACCTCGGGCTCTCGGCCGGCGACGCGGTGCTGGTCCACTCCTCGCTGTCGTCGCTCGGGTGGGTCGCGGGCGGCGCGCCGACCGTCGTCGACGCGCTGCTCTCGGTCGTCACCGACGACGGCACGCTCGCGATGCCGACCCACTCGACGCAGCTCTCGGACCCGAAGTCCTGGGAGGCGCCGCCGGTCCCCGAATCGTGGTACGACGACGTTCGCCACGGGGGCGCGCCGTACCGCCCGGCGGTCACGCCGACGCGCGGGATGGGGGCGGTCGCCGAGTGCTTCCGGACGTATCCCGGCGTTCGGCGGAGCCGCCACCCCTGCGTCTCCTTCGCCGCGCGGGGCGCCGACGCCGAGTTCGTCACCGCCGACCACGCCTACGACTACCCGCTGGGGGAGGAGTCCCCGCTCGCCCGGCTCTACGAACTCGACGCGGCGGTGCTGCTGCTCGGCACCGGCCACGACACGAACACGTCGCTGCATCTCGCCGAGTACCGGGCGTCGTACCCGAAGACCGAGGTGGTCGACGGCGGCCCGATACTGGAGGACGGCGAGCGGCGGTGGATCGAGTACGAGGACGTGGCGGGCGACACGAGCGACTTCCGGGAACTCGGCGCGGCCTTCGAGGCGGCGGCCGACCCGCCGACGGGACCGGTCGGCGAGGGGCGGGCGACGCTGTGCTCGCAGGTAGAACTGGTCGACTTCGCCGTCGAGTGGTTCGAGGAGAACCGCTAG